The DNA region CCTGTCGGAGTACGCGCAGCTCACCTGCGACGTGCGGCACGCCGACCGCGCGGTGGCCGATCGGATGTGGACCGAGATGAAGGCGGCGATTCCGGATTGCGCACGCCAAGCCAACATGGACATGGCCATCACGGAGGAGTAACAGTTCGGCAGCGAGCGGTTCGATCCCGGCTGCGTGCGGCTGATTCGCGAGGCGGCCGAGGTGCTCCGCGTCCCGCACCGCGACATCCTGAGCCAGGCCGGCCACGACGCCTACTACATCTCGCGCGTGGCGCCGACCGCGATGATCTTCACCCCGTGCCGCGACGGCATCTCGCACAACGAGGCCGAGCACGCCGAGCTGGACTACACGTCGCCGGGGGTGAACGTGCTGCTGCACGCGGTGCTGGCCCGGGCCAACCGGTAGAGGCGCGCGAGATTTCCGATCCGTCCCGGCTGCTGCGGCACCCGCCGTTCGCCCTGCTGTCGTCGTCCCGGGTCCTGGCCACCGTCGGCTTCCA from Candidatus Methylomirabilota bacterium includes:
- a CDS encoding M20/M25/M40 family metallo-hydrolase — its product is MRLIREAAEVLRVPHRDILSQAGHDAYYISRVAPTAMIFTPCRDGISHNEAEHAELDYTSPGVNVLLHAVLARANR